A section of the Devosia rhizoryzae genome encodes:
- a CDS encoding DUF1206 domain-containing protein, whose amino-acid sequence MGNKFELLARWGYAARGIVYMVLGALAIWGAGSSATTENALSTVLSQPFGRILLGAVAIGLIGHVLWRLAQGVLNADHVKNDAKGIVGRLASVGSAVVNMALAFTAATMALGMGGGSSGSGSSGESEAAASALQLPFGNVLLGLVGVGLIIGGLVQAWRGFSKEYQKRIKLPAGHENVLHPICVFGLAARGLLLAVTGGFMIYAAFTVNPEQAGGLSDALDWIQSLPYGGVLYTLAAVGLIAFGIYSGVQARYRQVDAPDASDIKQTASKIPGVA is encoded by the coding sequence ATGGGCAACAAGTTCGAACTTCTGGCACGCTGGGGTTATGCAGCGCGCGGAATCGTTTACATGGTGCTTGGAGCGCTTGCCATCTGGGGCGCCGGCTCTTCCGCCACCACAGAAAATGCCTTGTCCACTGTGCTTTCGCAGCCTTTCGGTCGTATCCTGCTAGGCGCCGTCGCCATTGGTCTCATCGGCCACGTACTGTGGCGTCTGGCACAAGGTGTCCTAAACGCCGATCACGTCAAGAACGATGCCAAGGGCATTGTCGGCCGTCTCGCAAGCGTCGGCAGCGCCGTCGTCAACATGGCCTTGGCCTTTACGGCAGCCACGATGGCGTTGGGAATGGGCGGCGGCAGTTCCGGTTCTGGCTCCAGCGGAGAAAGCGAAGCTGCTGCCTCCGCCTTGCAGCTACCTTTCGGCAACGTCCTTCTCGGCCTCGTGGGCGTCGGCCTGATCATCGGCGGCCTGGTTCAAGCATGGCGTGGCTTCTCCAAGGAATACCAGAAGCGCATCAAGCTTCCCGCCGGGCACGAAAACGTTCTGCACCCAATCTGCGTCTTCGGCCTGGCCGCGCGCGGTCTACTCCTTGCGGTTACCGGCGGCTTCATGATCTACGCCGCCTTCACCGTGAACCCAGAACAGGCCGGAGGCCTCTCCGACGCCCTCGACTGGATCCAGTCGCTACCTTATGGCGGTGTGCTCTACACCCTGGCTGCCGTCGGTCTGATCGCCTTCGGCATCTATAGTGGCGTGCAGGCGCGCTATCGCCAGGTCGATGCTCCCGACGCATCGGACATCAAGCAGACTGCGTCGAAGATCCCAGGTGTCGCCTAG
- a CDS encoding HesB/IscA family protein, whose protein sequence is MPFKIMSLSDAAAERITEIIEDSDKPVVGLRVGIKNAGCAGVSYTMDYVEAPIAGDDHVEDHGVNVWVDPKATMYLLGTVMDFEESKMGSSFTFKNPNQTGACGCGESVTLAPADLKALAEARAGA, encoded by the coding sequence ATGCCCTTCAAGATCATGTCCCTGAGCGATGCCGCTGCCGAGCGCATCACCGAGATCATCGAAGATAGCGATAAGCCCGTCGTCGGACTGCGCGTCGGCATCAAGAATGCTGGCTGCGCTGGTGTGAGCTACACCATGGACTATGTCGAAGCGCCCATCGCTGGCGACGACCATGTGGAAGATCACGGCGTCAACGTTTGGGTCGACCCCAAGGCGACGATGTATCTCCTGGGCACGGTCATGGATTTCGAAGAGTCCAAGATGGGCTCAAGCTTCACATTCAAGAACCCGAACCAGACCGGCGCCTGCGGCTGCGGCGAAAGCGTCACGCTCGCCCCCGCGGATTTGAAGGCGCTGGCAGAGGCAAGGGCAGGGGCCTGA
- the sufD gene encoding Fe-S cluster assembly protein SufD: MVRPNFPVRLGAAEEALISQLKSAGADQAAERITVAGLPTRRVESYHYTDLKTLLRAVPPMGKPANQVDVPALDLPGSYNLTIVNGVASQQGTAPAGVSVATVRGGVLTTRDDTLIHINNGLVREAMSLEIAAGVDQIIQIARRIEGEAAHVADALKIFAADGATVTIVETFTGSDAAHVGNHATYLALGKDAVVTHVTVDLSGRETSHFATNEYHLADGAKLRTLIIHAGSDLARTHLFPRMSGQGAHADVTGLNLVSEGQHADITMETNHAVPNTSSQPLFKSITRGRSKAVVQGKLVVARDAQKTDAKFMHQGLMLSDDAEILSKPELEIYADDVVCGHGSTCGKLDEDSLFYLLSRGIPKAEAETMLVRGFIAELVDPIEDEALADALNGIIDTWLLGK, encoded by the coding sequence ATGGTCCGCCCCAACTTTCCCGTCCGCCTCGGCGCCGCCGAGGAAGCGCTGATCAGCCAGCTCAAGTCTGCCGGTGCCGACCAGGCTGCCGAGCGCATCACCGTCGCCGGCCTTCCCACCCGCCGCGTCGAGAGCTATCACTACACCGACCTTAAGACCCTGCTGCGCGCTGTCCCACCCATGGGCAAGCCGGCAAACCAGGTCGATGTGCCTGCACTTGATCTGCCAGGCTCCTACAACCTGACGATCGTCAACGGCGTCGCTTCCCAGCAGGGAACCGCCCCTGCCGGAGTCAGCGTCGCAACAGTCCGTGGCGGCGTATTGACCACGCGTGACGACACGTTGATCCACATCAACAACGGTCTCGTGCGCGAAGCCATGTCGCTCGAAATCGCGGCCGGCGTCGACCAGATCATCCAGATCGCGCGGCGGATCGAAGGCGAAGCTGCCCACGTTGCGGATGCGCTCAAGATCTTCGCCGCCGACGGCGCCACCGTGACCATCGTCGAAACCTTCACCGGCTCCGACGCGGCTCATGTCGGTAATCACGCGACCTATCTCGCACTCGGCAAGGATGCCGTGGTGACCCACGTCACCGTCGATCTCAGCGGCCGCGAAACTTCGCACTTTGCGACCAACGAATACCACCTTGCCGATGGCGCCAAGCTGCGCACGCTGATCATCCACGCCGGCTCCGATCTGGCCCGCACCCACCTCTTCCCGCGCATGTCGGGGCAGGGTGCACATGCCGATGTCACCGGACTCAACCTCGTTTCCGAGGGCCAGCACGCCGACATCACCATGGAAACCAATCACGCGGTGCCGAACACCTCTTCGCAGCCGCTGTTCAAGTCCATCACGCGCGGCCGTTCCAAGGCCGTGGTGCAGGGCAAGCTTGTGGTCGCTCGCGACGCGCAGAAGACCGACGCAAAATTCATGCATCAGGGCCTGATGCTGTCCGACGACGCCGAAATCCTGAGCAAGCCCGAGCTCGAAATCTACGCCGACGACGTCGTCTGCGGCCACGGCTCCACCTGCGGCAAGCTCGACGAGGATAGCCTGTTCTACCTCCTCAGCCGCGGCATCCCGAAGGCCGAAGCCGAAACCATGCTGGTCCGCGGCTTCATCGCCGAACTCGTCGACCCGATCGAAGACGAAGCCTTGGCGGACGCCCTGAACGGCATTATCGACACCTGGCTGCTGGGAAAATGA
- a CDS encoding cysteine desulfurase gives MTFDLEKVRADFPILSEQIHGKRLVYLDSGASAQKPVQVLDRMDRGYRHEYANVHRGLHTLANRATEGYEAGRESVRRFLNADRIEEIIFTKSATEAINLVASSFAGPRIGEGDEIVLTTMEHHSNIVPWHFHRERNGAVLRWVDVGDDGSFDIDAFEKALSDRTRIVAITHMSNVLGTITPIKQVIEIAHARGIPVMVDGSQGAVHTKVDVQDLDADFYIMTGHKLYGPTGIGVLYGKFDLLAQMQPYQGGGEMIETVTLDDITYNEPPHRFEAGTPPIVQGMGLGAALDYMDALGRDAIAQHEHAVAEYAQERLSRINSLRLIGTAPGKGGIFAFELGTAHAHDVATILDRYGIAVRAGTHCAQPLLKRFGVTSTCRASFALYNGKDDVDALVDGIERALKFFA, from the coding sequence ATGACCTTCGACCTCGAAAAAGTCCGCGCCGATTTCCCAATTCTGTCCGAGCAGATCCACGGCAAGCGCCTTGTCTATCTGGACTCCGGCGCTTCGGCACAAAAGCCGGTGCAGGTGCTTGATCGCATGGATCGCGGCTATCGGCACGAATATGCCAACGTCCACCGCGGCCTTCACACGCTCGCAAACCGCGCCACTGAGGGCTACGAAGCCGGCCGCGAAAGCGTGCGCCGTTTCCTCAATGCCGATCGCATCGAAGAAATCATCTTCACCAAGTCGGCAACCGAAGCGATCAACCTAGTCGCGTCTTCCTTTGCCGGACCGCGCATCGGCGAAGGCGACGAAATCGTGCTGACGACGATGGAGCACCACTCAAACATCGTCCCCTGGCACTTTCACCGCGAGCGCAACGGTGCCGTCCTCCGTTGGGTAGACGTCGGCGACGACGGCAGCTTCGACATCGACGCTTTCGAAAAGGCGCTCAGCGACCGCACCCGCATCGTTGCAATCACCCACATGTCAAACGTCCTGGGCACCATTACGCCGATCAAGCAGGTCATCGAGATCGCCCATGCCCGCGGCATTCCGGTGATGGTGGATGGCTCTCAGGGCGCCGTCCACACCAAGGTTGACGTGCAGGACCTCGACGCCGACTTCTACATCATGACCGGCCACAAGCTCTATGGCCCCACCGGCATCGGCGTTCTCTATGGCAAGTTCGACCTTCTCGCCCAGATGCAGCCCTACCAGGGCGGTGGCGAAATGATCGAAACCGTCACCCTCGACGACATCACCTACAACGAGCCACCCCATCGCTTCGAAGCCGGCACCCCGCCGATAGTCCAGGGCATGGGCCTCGGCGCCGCGCTGGACTACATGGATGCGCTAGGCCGCGATGCTATTGCCCAACACGAACACGCTGTCGCCGAATACGCCCAGGAGCGCCTCAGCCGCATCAACTCGCTTCGCCTGATCGGCACTGCACCCGGCAAGGGTGGCATTTTTGCATTCGAGCTTGGGACGGCCCACGCCCACGACGTAGCGACGATTCTCGACCGCTACGGCATCGCCGTTCGCGCCGGCACGCATTGCGCTCAGCCGCTGCTGAAACGCTTCGGCGTCACCTCTACCTGCCGCGCCTCCTTCGCCCTATATAATGGCAAGGACGACGTGGATGCGCTGGTTGACGGCATCGAGCGCGCCCTGAAATTTTTCGCTTAG
- the parE gene encoding DNA topoisomerase IV subunit B: MSDLFGSAAAPKPKSKPEAPAPAQSSYGAADIEILEGLEPVRRRPGMYIGGTDTNAYHHLFAEVIDNSMDEAIAGHANRIEVHLGADGYITVTDNGRGIPVEKHPKFPNRSTLEIVHTVLHAGGKFDSKAYETSGGLHGVGVSVVNALSDDMVVEVARDQQLHRIIFSRGKVVQDVENVGRVNNRRGTTTRFHPDPEIFGATAHFSAGRIFRMTRAKAYLFGGVELRWSCDESLASDDVPAKAVFHYPDGLKDFMAARIEGETRITDEIFSGKSGRPGSHGSVEWAIAWTLGDGSVQSYCNTVPTPDGGTHEAGLRMALLRGLKNYAELTKNKAAANLTAEDVLTSCSAMLSVFVREPEFVGQTKDKLASGEATRIVDTALRDAFDHWLGSSPNQAGKLLDWALERADERMRRRKEKEIDRASATRKLRLPGKLADCTQNAAQGAELFIVEGDSAGGSAKQARNRANQAVLPLRGKILNVAGASREKMAGSQLIADLIQALGCGTRDRYNEDDLRYDKIIIMTDADVDGAHIASLLITFFFQEMPRLIEGGHLYLALPPLYRISQGPKTLYARDEAHKTELMASEFNGRSKTDITRFKGLGEMPFAHLRETTMSPKSRTLLQVKILDDRDATRTTVDRLMGSKPEARFDFIQENAAFVTDLDI, translated from the coding sequence ATGTCTGATCTTTTCGGAAGCGCCGCGGCGCCCAAGCCCAAGAGCAAGCCGGAGGCCCCTGCCCCGGCGCAATCAAGCTATGGCGCGGCAGATATCGAGATCCTGGAAGGACTTGAGCCGGTTCGGCGGCGTCCGGGTATGTATATCGGCGGCACCGATACCAATGCCTATCACCACCTTTTCGCCGAGGTGATCGACAACTCGATGGACGAAGCCATTGCCGGCCACGCCAACCGCATCGAGGTGCACCTGGGCGCGGACGGATACATAACGGTTACCGATAACGGCCGCGGCATTCCCGTCGAGAAGCACCCAAAATTCCCAAATAGATCAACGCTCGAGATCGTCCACACCGTGCTTCACGCCGGTGGAAAGTTCGACAGCAAGGCCTATGAAACCTCCGGCGGCCTGCACGGCGTGGGCGTCTCGGTCGTCAATGCGCTCAGCGATGACATGGTGGTCGAGGTGGCGCGCGACCAGCAGCTGCACCGGATCATTTTTTCCCGCGGCAAGGTGGTGCAGGACGTCGAGAATGTCGGCCGTGTAAACAACCGGCGCGGAACGACGACGCGCTTTCATCCCGATCCCGAAATCTTCGGTGCCACGGCGCATTTTTCGGCTGGCCGCATCTTCCGCATGACGCGCGCCAAGGCCTACCTCTTCGGCGGCGTAGAGCTGCGCTGGAGCTGTGACGAAAGCCTTGCCAGCGACGACGTACCAGCCAAGGCGGTGTTCCACTATCCCGATGGCCTCAAGGATTTCATGGCCGCCCGGATCGAGGGCGAGACGCGGATCACCGACGAAATTTTCTCCGGCAAGAGCGGCCGGCCCGGCAGCCATGGCTCGGTGGAATGGGCGATCGCCTGGACGCTGGGCGATGGCAGCGTGCAGAGCTATTGCAACACGGTGCCGACGCCGGACGGTGGCACGCACGAAGCCGGCCTGCGCATGGCGCTGCTACGTGGGCTCAAGAATTATGCCGAGCTGACCAAGAACAAGGCGGCTGCAAACCTGACAGCCGAGGACGTGCTGACGAGCTGCTCGGCAATGCTGTCTGTCTTCGTGCGCGAGCCGGAATTCGTCGGGCAAACCAAGGACAAGCTGGCTTCGGGCGAGGCGACGCGCATCGTCGACACCGCGTTGCGGGATGCGTTTGATCATTGGCTGGGTTCCTCGCCAAACCAGGCGGGCAAGCTGCTCGACTGGGCCCTGGAGCGCGCCGATGAACGGATGCGGCGCCGCAAGGAGAAGGAGATCGACCGGGCGAGCGCGACGCGCAAGCTGCGCCTGCCGGGCAAGCTCGCCGATTGCACGCAGAACGCGGCGCAGGGGGCGGAGCTTTTCATCGTCGAGGGCGACTCGGCAGGTGGCTCGGCCAAGCAAGCGCGCAATCGTGCCAACCAGGCGGTGCTACCGCTGCGGGGCAAGATCCTCAACGTAGCTGGCGCTAGCCGGGAAAAGATGGCTGGCAGCCAGCTGATCGCCGACCTGATCCAGGCGCTTGGTTGCGGCACGCGGGACCGCTACAACGAAGATGATCTGCGCTACGACAAGATCATCATCATGACCGACGCCGACGTGGATGGCGCCCATATCGCATCACTGCTGATCACCTTCTTCTTCCAGGAAATGCCGCGGCTGATCGAAGGCGGGCATCTCTACCTCGCCCTGCCCCCGCTCTATCGCATCAGCCAGGGACCGAAGACACTCTATGCCCGCGACGAGGCTCATAAGACCGAGCTGATGGCAAGCGAGTTCAACGGCCGGTCCAAGACCGACATCACGCGCTTCAAGGGCCTCGGCGAAATGCCTTTCGCGCATCTGCGCGAAACGACGATGTCGCCCAAGTCGCGCACGCTGTTGCAGGTCAAAATTCTCGATGATCGAGATGCGACGCGGACGACGGTCGACCGGCTCATGGGTAGCAAGCCCGAGGCGCGGTTCGACTTTATCCAGGAGAACGCCGCCTTCGTCACCGATCTCGATATCTAG
- a CDS encoding GGDEF domain-containing protein → MSDQEFTRALGYANAAFDLLKRSGIPPYPQFYELLYTYATGVNPSLNTRLNSIFRGGEKPSSELAETLFNEFLKSDMTERMSSVSERMHARIEAVHDAIDTAMSTASSYSGSLQSATGDLEGDLSDEDMKALAARLLSETRRMQKTNLELEKRLEASRDDISLLQRDLDDVRRESMLDPLTKIANRKSFDEGLADALVEARDTNTPVSLIMADIDHFKTFNDTYGHQTGDQVLRLVAMTLKSNIKGKDLAARYGGEEFVAVLPYTDLHGAVIVAENVRKAIQAKELLKRSTNEKLGRITASFGVASFNPNDNAVSLIERADRCLYAAKHAGRNRVVSESELVDIVEAPKDASAA, encoded by the coding sequence GTGTCGGATCAGGAATTTACGCGAGCGCTGGGCTATGCCAATGCGGCGTTCGATCTTCTGAAGCGCAGCGGCATCCCGCCCTATCCGCAGTTCTATGAATTGCTCTACACCTATGCGACAGGCGTCAACCCGTCGCTAAACACCCGGCTCAACTCGATCTTTCGTGGTGGCGAGAAGCCCTCGTCGGAGCTGGCGGAAACGCTCTTCAACGAGTTTCTAAAGTCGGACATGACCGAGCGCATGTCGAGCGTTTCCGAACGAATGCATGCCCGCATCGAAGCGGTGCATGATGCGATCGACACAGCGATGTCGACGGCAAGTTCTTATTCCGGATCGCTGCAATCGGCTACCGGTGACCTAGAGGGCGATCTTTCCGACGAAGACATGAAGGCGCTAGCGGCGCGGCTTCTCAGCGAAACCCGCCGAATGCAGAAGACCAACCTTGAACTCGAAAAAAGGCTCGAGGCGTCGCGCGACGATATTTCCTTGCTTCAACGCGACCTCGACGATGTGCGCCGCGAGTCGATGCTGGATCCGCTGACCAAAATCGCCAACCGCAAAAGCTTCGACGAAGGTCTTGCAGACGCCCTGGTGGAAGCGCGTGACACCAACACTCCGGTCAGCCTGATCATGGCCGACATCGATCACTTCAAGACATTCAATGATACCTATGGTCACCAGACGGGCGACCAGGTGCTTCGCCTCGTGGCGATGACGCTCAAGTCGAACATCAAGGGCAAGGACCTAGCGGCGCGCTACGGTGGCGAGGAGTTTGTCGCCGTGCTTCCCTATACGGACCTGCATGGCGCAGTGATCGTTGCCGAAAACGTTCGCAAGGCGATCCAAGCCAAGGAATTGCTCAAGCGCTCGACCAACGAAAAGCTCGGCCGCATTACAGCGTCCTTCGGTGTGGCAAGCTTCAACCCGAACGATAACGCCGTGTCGCTGATCGAACGGGCAGATCGCTGCCTTTATGCGGCGAAGCATGCCGGGCGAAACCGCGTGGTGAGCGAGAGCGAGCTGGTGGATATCGTCGAAGCGCCCAAGGATGCTTCGGCAGCCTAG
- a CDS encoding SUF system Fe-S cluster assembly protein, which produces MPTTLPEGEVERITTDLIGALKTVYDPEIPVDIYELGLVYRVDLDDNRNLTIDMTLTAPGCPVAGEMPGWVENAARSVEGIQDVQVNMVFDPPWDASRMSEEAQVALNWW; this is translated from the coding sequence ATGCCGACCACTCTGCCGGAAGGCGAAGTCGAGCGCATCACCACCGACCTGATCGGCGCGCTGAAAACCGTCTACGACCCGGAAATTCCGGTCGACATCTATGAGCTCGGCTTGGTTTATCGTGTGGACCTGGATGACAACCGCAATCTCACCATCGATATGACGCTAACGGCGCCAGGCTGCCCGGTCGCCGGTGAAATGCCGGGCTGGGTGGAAAATGCTGCGCGTTCAGTCGAAGGCATTCAGGACGTTCAGGTCAACATGGTCTTCGATCCGCCCTGGGATGCGTCCCGCATGAGCGAAGAAGCGCAAGTCGCGTTGAACTGGTGGTAA
- a CDS encoding DEAD/DEAH box helicase has product MTDDFSGLGLSSKVADAVATAGYTKPTEIQAQAIPHLLQKKDLIGIAQTGTGKTASFVLPMLTLLENGRARARMPRTLILEPTRELAAQVAENFEKYGKNHRLTMALIIGGVSFEDQNKKLDRGVDVLIATPGRLLDQFDRGKILLTGVEILVIDEADRMLDMGFIDDIEKIASRLPPRRQTMLFSATMDPQIERLTKKFLKDPVHVQVSRTASTADTIDQKLVKVGSKPEDKRATLRDLIRASEGLTNAIIFCNRKRDVATLARSLERHGFSAGALHGDMDQKSRMETLDAFKGNRLTLLVASDVAARGLDIPAVSHVFNFDVPVHAEDYVHRIGRTGRAGRSGVAYTLVAPADGKHLDAILKLIQKPIDYLEVDSKAAPASEEASGEEAEAKPSRGRRGRAGKPDRQRTRPVEAVEAKATEDVATEDEGKAERPARAKSQNNRRRPEKSNEQATTSDNVDAVSSERPTRVENRRRRPSERPVEEETSDTPFGDAGPIPAFLLRPTRISQ; this is encoded by the coding sequence TTGACTGACGACTTTTCCGGACTTGGCCTTTCCAGCAAGGTAGCCGATGCGGTTGCCACAGCCGGCTATACGAAGCCGACCGAAATTCAGGCACAGGCCATTCCTCACCTTCTGCAAAAGAAGGACCTGATCGGTATTGCCCAGACCGGCACCGGCAAGACCGCCTCATTCGTCTTGCCGATGCTGACGCTGCTCGAAAATGGGCGCGCCCGCGCCCGCATGCCGCGCACGTTGATCCTCGAGCCGACGCGCGAGCTGGCGGCCCAGGTCGCCGAGAACTTTGAGAAATACGGCAAGAACCATCGGCTGACGATGGCGCTGATCATTGGCGGCGTGTCCTTTGAAGACCAGAACAAGAAGCTCGATCGTGGCGTCGACGTCCTTATCGCGACACCCGGCCGACTGCTCGATCAGTTCGATCGCGGTAAGATTTTGCTGACCGGGGTCGAGATCCTTGTCATCGACGAAGCCGATCGCATGCTCGACATGGGCTTTATCGACGACATCGAAAAGATTGCCTCGCGCCTGCCGCCCCGCCGGCAGACCATGCTGTTCTCGGCTACGATGGATCCGCAGATCGAGCGGCTGACCAAGAAGTTCCTGAAAGACCCCGTGCATGTGCAGGTGTCGCGCACGGCTTCGACGGCTGACACGATCGACCAAAAGCTGGTCAAGGTCGGGTCCAAGCCCGAGGACAAGCGCGCGACCCTGCGCGACCTTATCCGCGCCTCTGAAGGGCTGACCAACGCCATCATTTTTTGCAACCGCAAGCGCGATGTGGCGACCCTCGCCCGCTCGTTGGAGCGGCACGGCTTTTCGGCCGGAGCGCTGCACGGCGATATGGACCAGAAAAGCCGCATGGAGACGCTGGACGCCTTCAAGGGCAATCGGCTGACGCTCCTGGTAGCCAGTGACGTGGCCGCACGCGGGCTCGATATCCCAGCGGTGAGCCATGTGTTCAACTTCGATGTGCCGGTACATGCCGAAGACTATGTGCACCGCATTGGGCGAACCGGCCGCGCGGGCCGTTCCGGCGTCGCCTATACGCTGGTTGCGCCTGCCGATGGCAAGCATCTCGATGCCATCCTCAAGCTGATCCAGAAGCCCATCGACTATCTCGAGGTAGACTCGAAGGCGGCACCGGCCTCCGAAGAAGCGTCAGGTGAAGAGGCCGAAGCCAAGCCGAGCCGGGGGCGCCGTGGGCGTGCCGGCAAACCTGACAGGCAGCGCACCCGACCGGTGGAAGCCGTTGAGGCAAAAGCAACAGAAGACGTCGCAACCGAGGACGAGGGCAAGGCCGAGCGTCCTGCGCGAGCCAAGTCGCAGAACAACCGTCGTCGGCCGGAAAAGTCGAACGAGCAAGCAACGACGTCGGATAATGTTGATGCGGTCAGCTCGGAACGCCCAACCCGCGTAGAGAATCGCCGACGCCGACCAAGTGAACGACCGGTCGAGGAAGAGACTTCCGACACGCCGTTTGGCGATGCGGGGCCGATTCCGGCCTTTTTGTTGCGGCCAACACGAATATCGCAATAA
- the sufC gene encoding Fe-S cluster assembly ATPase SufC, whose product MLEIRNLHARIEEREILKGVNLIIPPGEVHAIMGRNGSGKSTLSYVLAGKEDYEITEGDILLNGQSIIEMEADERAVAGIFLAFQYPIEIPGVATMTFLKAALNAQRKARGEDELKTPEFMRLVKEAGSQLNVDSDMLKRPLNVGFSGGEKKRAEIMQMALLKPSLAVLDETDSGLDIDALQVVSRGVNSLRDGQRSMLVITHYQRLLNHIVPDVVHVFSDGRIVESGDKSLALKLEAEGYANYGGEAA is encoded by the coding sequence ATCCTCGAAATCCGCAATCTTCACGCCCGCATCGAAGAGCGTGAAATCCTCAAGGGCGTGAACCTCATCATTCCGCCAGGGGAAGTTCACGCCATCATGGGCCGTAACGGCTCGGGCAAGTCGACGCTGAGCTACGTCCTTGCCGGCAAGGAAGACTACGAGATCACCGAGGGCGATATTCTGCTCAACGGTCAGTCCATTATCGAGATGGAAGCCGACGAGCGTGCTGTGGCCGGCATCTTCCTCGCCTTCCAATACCCGATCGAGATCCCTGGCGTCGCCACCATGACCTTCCTTAAGGCCGCGCTCAACGCCCAGCGCAAGGCGCGCGGCGAGGACGAGCTCAAGACCCCCGAGTTCATGCGGCTGGTCAAGGAAGCCGGTTCCCAGCTCAATGTCGATAGCGATATGCTCAAGCGCCCGCTCAATGTCGGCTTCTCCGGCGGCGAAAAGAAGCGCGCGGAGATCATGCAGATGGCCCTGCTCAAGCCCTCGCTTGCCGTGCTCGACGAGACCGACTCCGGTCTTGACATCGATGCGCTGCAGGTCGTGTCGCGCGGCGTCAATTCGCTCCGCGACGGCCAGCGCTCGATGCTGGTGATCACCCACTACCAGCGCCTCCTCAACCACATCGTGCCCGACGTCGTGCACGTCTTCTCGGACGGCCGCATCGTCGAAAGCGGCGACAAGTCGCTGGCGCTCAAGCTCGAAGCCGAAGGCTATGCCAATTACGGCGGCGAGGCCGCCTGA
- a CDS encoding 3-phosphoshikimate 1-carboxyvinyltransferase — protein MHPLPPALTITPPDRPLSGRVAPPGSKSITNRVLLLAALANGTSRLTGALKSKDTTLMARALREMGVTVEEPDATTFLVTSHGKLRTPAAPLFLGNAGTATRFLTAAVATLDGTVIVDGDDEMRLRPIRPLVDALNALGISAVAPSGCPPVTIHGMGRFGKGRVEIDASLSSQYVSALLMAAPFGDGPIEVALAGKDIGARGYVDLTLAAMRAFGADVTEAGDGAWLVQPTGYRATDFHVEPDASAATYLWGIEALTGGTIDLGVAADAFTQPDAAAQAVIAKFPDMPAVIDGSQMQDAVPTLAVVAAFNNTPVRFVGIANLRVKETDRIRAVANELNRIRPGLAMEEGDDLLVASDPALAGQTMPARIETYHDHRIAMSFALAGLKIRGITILDPACSGKTYPEYWDMLENLGVELTPSN, from the coding sequence ATGCACCCGCTCCCACCCGCCCTCACGATCACCCCGCCAGATCGCCCGCTTTCCGGCCGCGTTGCACCGCCCGGATCGAAGTCGATCACCAATCGCGTCCTCCTGCTCGCAGCGCTGGCAAACGGTACGAGCCGCCTTACCGGCGCGCTCAAGAGCAAGGATACGACCCTTATGGCGCGTGCGCTCCGCGAGATGGGCGTTACGGTCGAGGAGCCGGACGCGACGACTTTCCTTGTTACGAGCCACGGCAAGCTTCGCACGCCAGCGGCACCGCTCTTCCTAGGCAACGCCGGCACGGCCACCCGCTTTCTCACCGCGGCGGTCGCAACTCTGGACGGCACGGTCATCGTCGACGGCGATGACGAAATGCGGCTGCGCCCCATCAGGCCGCTGGTAGACGCGCTCAACGCCCTTGGCATATCTGCCGTCGCGCCCAGCGGCTGTCCGCCAGTGACCATCCACGGCATGGGCCGCTTCGGAAAGGGCCGCGTTGAAATCGACGCTTCGCTTTCCAGCCAATATGTCTCGGCCTTGCTGATGGCGGCGCCGTTTGGTGACGGGCCCATCGAAGTTGCCCTCGCCGGCAAGGACATCGGCGCCCGGGGTTACGTCGATCTGACCTTGGCCGCCATGCGCGCCTTTGGCGCCGATGTCACCGAAGCTGGTGACGGCGCATGGCTGGTGCAGCCCACTGGCTACCGCGCCACCGACTTCCACGTAGAACCCGACGCCTCGGCCGCGACCTACCTCTGGGGTATTGAAGCGCTTACCGGCGGCACGATCGACCTCGGTGTCGCGGCCGATGCCTTCACGCAGCCCGACGCCGCAGCGCAGGCCGTCATCGCCAAATTCCCCGACATGCCTGCCGTCATCGATGGTTCGCAAATGCAGGACGCGGTGCCGACCCTTGCGGTAGTCGCCGCCTTCAACAACACTCCGGTCCGCTTCGTCGGCATCGCCAATCTTCGCGTCAAGGAAACCGACCGCATTCGCGCGGTTGCCAACGAGCTCAACCGCATTCGTCCAGGTCTCGCCATGGAAGAAGGCGACGACCTCCTTGTCGCCTCCGACCCCGCGCTCGCGGGCCAGACTATGCCGGCCCGCATCGAGACCTACCACGATCACCGCATCGCCATGAGCTTTGCTCTCGCCGGTCTAAAGATCAGAGGGATTACGATCCTCGACCCTGCTTGCAGCGGTAAGACCTACCCGGAATACTGGGACATGTTGGAAAACCTTGGCGTCGAGCTGACGCCGTCCAACTGA